One region of Malania oleifera isolate guangnan ecotype guangnan chromosome 6, ASM2987363v1, whole genome shotgun sequence genomic DNA includes:
- the LOC131157156 gene encoding early nodulin-like protein 7: protein MRKNTSMGSVLALLCTSLMIVAAINARVCAAKDFKVGDADGWREPTAENEAAMYSLWASRNRFQVGDSLRFEYSNDSVLVVDKWAYYHCNTSKPIAAYSNGNSLIKLDKPGPIYFVSGTANHCKNGQRLLVDVMEPRPISQSPPSTAPPTEPYFSASPAPSPLSNSGAIVSETMVPVSMALIAALGALVL, encoded by the exons ATGAGGAAGAACACGAGCATGGGTTCTGTTCTGGCCCTCCTCTGTACTAGTTTAATGATCGTTGCCGCCATTAATGCCAGAGTCTGTGCTGCGAAAGACTTCAAAGTCGGTGATGCCGACGGCTGGAGGGAGCCCACCGCCGAAAACGAGGCGGCCATGTATTCTCTGTGGGCTTCCCGCAACAGATTCCAAGTTGGAGATTCTCTGC GTTTCGAGTACAGCAATGATTCGGTTCTCGTAGTGGATAAATGGGCTTACTACCACTGCAACACATCCAAGCCGATCGCTGCCTACAGCAATGGAAACAGCCTCATCAAGCTCGACAAGCCTGGACCGATCTACTTCGTGAGTGGGACTGCAAACCACTGCAAGAACGGGCAGCGGTTGCTGGTGGACGTGATGGAACCGCGCCCAATCTCACAATCTCCTCCTTCCACAGCTCCTCCAACTGAGCCTTATTTTTCAGCGTCTCCTGCACCGTCACCTCTTTCGAATTCAGGGGCCATAGTTTCAGAGACAATGGTTCCAGTTTCAATGGCTCTTATTGCCGCCCTCGGAGCTTTGGTACTGTGA